The following proteins are encoded in a genomic region of Lactiplantibacillus plantarum:
- a CDS encoding PRD domain-containing protein, which yields MLRIKKVLNSSVVLVTDEHDQEFILLGKGIGYGKKPGAVIMDGDFNQVFVASPDPNVEQLLATIASSSPQLIEITQTIVSEATEQLQSKLSDTLYVALLDHLKFTLERAAKGIVITNRVYWEIKTYYSHEFEIGQLAVRLVNRAFKTDFSEQEAANIAAHIINAENGTDERKDALKAGQLIGRIINIVKYQTGGIVNEHDLNYQRCVVHVKFLVERAIAGELLDDADPAMVAIVKSQNSRAFAIAGKVAAYMSMKFKMPLPDEEVMLMAMQIQRLLP from the coding sequence ATGCTACGGATTAAAAAGGTGCTAAACTCCAGCGTCGTTTTGGTTACCGATGAACATGACCAGGAGTTTATCTTGTTAGGTAAGGGGATTGGTTATGGGAAAAAACCAGGTGCTGTGATTATGGATGGCGATTTTAATCAGGTTTTCGTGGCATCACCAGATCCAAACGTAGAACAATTACTGGCAACAATCGCGTCATCGTCACCGCAATTGATTGAGATTACTCAGACAATTGTTAGTGAGGCGACTGAGCAGCTTCAGAGTAAGTTGAGTGATACGTTGTATGTTGCTTTGCTTGATCATTTGAAATTTACTCTTGAACGTGCTGCTAAAGGGATTGTTATAACCAATCGAGTTTATTGGGAAATTAAGACATACTATAGCCATGAATTTGAGATTGGCCAGTTAGCAGTTAGATTAGTTAATCGGGCGTTTAAAACTGACTTTTCGGAGCAAGAGGCTGCAAATATCGCTGCACACATTATTAATGCCGAAAACGGAACTGATGAGCGTAAGGATGCATTAAAGGCTGGCCAATTGATTGGACGGATCATTAACATCGTCAAGTATCAGACTGGTGGAATAGTCAATGAACATGATTTAAATTATCAGCGGTGTGTGGTACATGTAAAATTTTTAGTTGAACGGGCTATTGCGGGAGAACTGTTGGATGATGCAGATCCGGCAATGGTAGCTATAGTCAAAAGTCAAAATTCACGTGCTTTTGCAATTGCTGGAAAGGTAGCTGCATACATGAGTATGAAGTTTAAGATGCCACTGCCAGATGAAGAAGTGATGCTAATGGCTATGCAGATTCAAAGATTATTGCCATAG